The Kazachstania africana CBS 2517 chromosome 8, complete genome genome contains a region encoding:
- the ALG11 gene encoding alpha-1,2-mannosyltransferase ALG11 (similar to Saccharomyces cerevisiae ALG11 (YNL048W); ancestral locus Anc_2.266), with protein sequence MNILPILWIQVSITFVLVFLRTHSVNRTLMKPPKDYKAKLLSVLSQPGNSIVKHLWKLGAIRRQLILLSSVPRLYTNEDDYSSITVSDSAEKQLLIEKLNANEQPTKKIYGFFHPYCNAGGGGEKVLWKAVETTLQDASDNVVIIYTGDSDVNGSTILQNVIDKFDYNLDKDRIVFIFLKYRYLVDSNTWSHFTLLGQALGSIILSIEALLRCPPDVWCDTMGYSFGYPWVYHLLRIPIVAYTHYPVISTDMLNKLLNQKQTLKVKLKYCYWKLFMLYYQHMGTFVSISITNSTWTNNHIKQIWSKADQKIIYPPCSTEKLVRTDNSTGRTNQAIILAQFRPEKRHKLIISSYGKFIEKNPTLVDKLPNLLFIGSTRSKSDEDYVKELREYGQELNIPDKKCKFMLNVSYDEIKDILNASKFGINAMWNEHFGIAVVEYLAAGLIPIVHASAGPLLDIVIDDSVGFFFKDETDPDFTNYETYKSLDVVLQDAINLDEPKRIEMSETGQKIAVEKFSDMKFNDNWQELVLNKLNKKDK encoded by the coding sequence ATGAATATCTTACCGATTCTATGGATTCAGGTCAGTATCACGTTTGTCCTAGTGTTCCTGAGAACACACTCTGTGAATAGGACGTTGATGAAGCCACCAAAGGATTACAAGGCCAAGTTGTTGTCAGTACTATCGCAGCCAGGAAACTCAATCGTGAAACATCTATGGAAACTAGGCGCTATCAGACGCCAATTGATATTACTGTCGTCAGTTCCCAGGTTGTATACCAACGAGGATGACTATAGTAGCATAACAGTGAGTGATTCTGCTGAAAAACAGTTACTCATCGAAAAATTGAACGCTAATGAACAGCCTactaagaaaatttatgGATTTTTCCATCCTTACTGTAATGcaggtggtggtggtgaAAAAGTGCTCTGGAAAGCTGTTGAAACCACTTTGCAAGATGCTTCTGACAATGTGGTAATCATATATACAGGCGACTCAGATGTCAATGGCTCTacaattttacaaaatgttATCgacaaatttgattataATCTGGACAAAGATAGAATTGTTTTTATCTTCCTCAAATATAGATATCTTGTCGACAGCAATACATGGTCGCATTTCACTCTGCTAGGGCAGGCACTAGGTTCTATCATTTTGTCCATCGAGGCTCTTTTAAGATGCCCCCCAGATGTTTGGTGTGATACTATGGGATATTCGTTTGGTTACCCTTGGGTCTATCACCTGCTTAGAATCCCCATCGTGGCGTACACTCATTATCCTGTCATCTCTACAGATATGCTAAACAAACTCTTGAATCAAAAGCAAACCTTAAAGGTAAAACTGAAATATTGCTATTGGAAGTTATTTATGTTATATTATCAGCACATGGGTACTTTCGTATCAATTTCGATTACAAATTCTACGTGGACAAACAATCATATTAAGCAAATTTGGTCCAAAGCTGATCAAAAGATAATATATCCACCATGTTCGACTGAAAAGTTAGTAAGGACTGATAATTCCACTGGAAGAACTAATCAAGCCATCATCTTAGCACAATTCCGTCCAGAGAAAAGACataaattaattatttCATCTTATGGAAAATTCATCGAGAAAAACCCAACTCTAGTAGACAAATTGCccaatttattatttattggtTCGACAAGATCAAAATCTGATGAAGATTACGTTAAAGAATTACGAGAATATGGtcaagaattgaatattcCAGATAAAAAATGTAAGTTCATGCTTAATGTGTCATATGACgaaatcaaagatattTTAAACGCCTCCAAATTCGGTATTAATGCAATGTGGAATGAACATTTTGGTATTGCCGTCGTTGAATACTTGGCAGCGGGACTCATCCCAATTGTTCATGCATCAGCAGGACCATTGTTGGATATAGTAATTGATGATAGTGTAggtttcttcttcaaagatGAAACAGACCCTGATTTTACTAATTACGAAACATACAAATCTTTGGATGTAGTGCTTCAAGATGCCATTAATTTAGATGAACCgaaaagaattgaaatgTCTGAAACAGGCCAAAAGATTgctgttgaaaaattctctGATatgaaattcaatgataattGGCAAGAGTTAGTCctgaataaattaaataagaAGGATAAATAG
- the KAFR0H03480 gene encoding bifunctional nucleoside/nucleotide kinase/histidine phosphatase family protein (similar to Saccharomyces cerevisiae PFK26 (YIL107C); ancestral locus Anc_2.264) yields the protein MYGNKVTTPEIDGGLPTFQKRPLNDTPAASSMTSPVGSYQATPTMTRRQSVLSLKKTRSYTLDVPGLTKSKTSPDGLISREDVGSKLVIVMVGLPAMGKSFITNKLSRYLNYSMYYCKVFNVGNTRRKWNQLHSVESQDADFFRFDNEESSKLRDQWAFDTLDELLNYLLNGEGSVGILDGSNVTRARRNEILMRIKARNSDIKVLFLESICHDKQIIEKNINWKLFGPDYKGKDPLESLLDFKKRLTNYDNNYEHIDDDENLCYVKMIDVGEKIISYNIQGFLASQTVYFLMNFNLTRRQIWITRAGESEFNCTGQVGGDSSLTNRGDKYAKALANFINDKRTAFLSDDSISNRINDFYVWTSMHERSVQTSKYFNDNDYPIKQMRMLDEINTGDLDGLTYTEIKNLYPIEFEHRIKDKLHYRYPGTGGESYLDVINRLRPVINEVERIEDNVLIITHHVVARALLGYFLNLHVDVITNLDVPLHCVYCLEPKPYGISWSLYEYNDVTDGFQKVSKSDLNITRVKQLGLVHEERRYSLVPTTPSSSRSSSINHPTAQNPTRRRSFTVSRGGTNITSRDLPAATQLQEDSFLRRDDTKEPISLKNDSNFTL from the coding sequence ATGTATGGGAACAAGGTCACTACGCCAGAGATTGATGGTGGGCTGCCTACGTTTCAAAAGAGACCCTTGAACGATACGCCAGCTGCCTCTTCAATGACTTCTCCTGTAGGATCATATCAGGCCACTCCGACTATGACTCGAAGACAGAGTGTATTGAGTTTGAAAAAGACGAGATCCTATACATTGGATGTACCTGGGTTGACCAAATCTAAGACTTCTCCCGATGGGCTGATTTCCAGAGAAGATGTGGGTTCTAAACTGGTCATTGTCATGGTTGGACTGCCCGCTATGGGTAAGTCCTTTATTACCAATAAATTATCCAGATATTTGAACTATTCGATGTATTATTGTAAGGTATTCAATGTGGGTAATACACGAAGGAAATGGAACCAATTGCACAGTGTAGAAAGTCAAGATGCTGATTTTTTCAGGTTTGATAACGAGGAAAGCAGTAAATTAAGGGACCAATGGGCATTTGACACTCTGgatgaattattgaattacCTACTGAATGGTGAAGGTTCTGTCGGTATACTTGATGGTAGTAACGTAACAAGAGCAAGAAGAAACGAGATTCTCATGAGAATTAAGGCAAGGAACTCTGATATAAAAGTGTTGTTTCTTGAATCCATTTGTCATGACAAacaaataattgaaaagaatattaaTTGGAAACTGTTTGGTCCCGATTATAAGGGCAAGGACCCCCTAGAGTCTCTActtgatttcaaaaaaagattaacTAATTATGATAACAATTATGAGCATATCGATGACGACGAAAATCTTTGTTATGTGAAAATGATTGACGTAGGTGAAAAGATCATCTCCTACAATATTCAGGGCTTCTTAGCATCACAAACAGTTTActttttgatgaattttaaTCTCACGAGAAGACAGATATGGATTACAAGGGCTGGTGAAAGTGAGTTCAATTGCACGGGGCAAGTCGGTGGAGATTCCAGTTTGACAAACCGTGGAGATAAATACGCTAAGGCATTGgcaaatttcattaatgatAAGAGAACGGCGTTCTTATCTGATGACTCCATTAGTAATCGAATTAATGATTTTTACGTGTGGACGAGTATGCATGAGAGATCCGTACAGACtagtaaatatttcaacGACAATGATTACCCTATTAAACAAATGAGAATGttagatgaaatcaataCGGGTGACCTTGATGGGTTGACGTATACGGAAATTAAAAACTTGTATCCTATAGAATTTGAGCACAGAATCAAGGACAAATTGCATTACAGATACCCGGGGACCGGAGGAGAATCATACTTGGACGTCATCAATCGATTGAGACCAGTAATCAACGAGGTagaaagaattgaagataatgtTCTGATAATCACGCATCATGTCGTAGCAAGAGCGCTTCTTGGATACTTTTTGAATCTTCATGTGGATGTTATAACGAATCTCGATGTCCCCTTACATTGTGTCTACTGTTTGGAACCCAAACCTTATGGAATCTCGTGGTCCTTGTACGAATACAACGATGTGACAGACGGTTTCCAAAAAGTGTCCAAATCCGACCTGAATATTACAAGAGTAAAGCAGCTGGGGCTCGTTCACGAAGAGAGAAGATACTCGCTAGTGCCGACAACGCCATCGAGCAGCAGATCCAGCTCAATAAACCATCCGACCGCACAAAACCCGACCAGACGGAGATCTTTCACTGTTTCAAGAGGAGGAACCAATATCACATCGAGAGATCTTCCTGCTGCAACACAACTTCAAGAGGACTCGTTCCTCAGACGCGACGACACCAAAGAGCCCATCTCCCTCAAAAATGACTCAAATTTCACACTTTAA
- the SLM2 gene encoding phosphatidylinositol 4,5-bisphosphate-binding protein (similar to Saccharomyces cerevisiae SLM1 (YIL105C) and SLM2 (YNL047C); ancestral locus Anc_2.267) → MTFTDESRGPHLPLGIPDPMSKHNTMSSNVSNMRSQQLANLQQLHSLQQHTRSLTSVDYANQQQAGFSLPQSNPYPQSSDNNTFLSQNNTASGQNVQSNSITTIQNNNNPPINRSNNVSNQQKNSLTSASLKSKNLPRTSFQHQQDPRSPLLILIPTSAQPTDVLAQRFAAWRSVIRSILTYLTETASIQDEIVRQQLRLSHSIQFPFFSVENQPQPSSSEDKMIQKFFLPLGNGSVQDLPTVLSQYHGTLASMASKASKELTNEVIPRLEDLRRDLLVKIKEIKSLQSDFKNSCAKELQQTKNDMKHFIESLKDIKYNNPPKHDPYLLKIVLDKQIKKQLIEENFLHEAFDNLQTSGAELEKVVVMEIQNALTIYARLLGQESQLVFDILISKLDLGFFNKEPNFEWDNFIARDSNFISPNLPMRKMKEIVYKYQYDPLTYEIKSGFLERRSKFLKSYSKGFYVLSPNFLHEFKSADRKKDLIPVMSLSLSECSVAEHSKKGSSDHKFILHAKQNGIIHRGHNWVFKADSYDSMISWYNYLKRFTNFSDLQEKSKYIKEHFDLNNNDRDIDEQDNEEKFPGTPKQDLHQNEEDPTVTLSTPKLDTITNTNTTSSLPDTNNSKIQDTIPNFYIETINPDYKD, encoded by the coding sequence ATGACTTTTACTGATGAGAGTAGAGGTCCTCATTTGCCACTAGGAATCCCAGATCCCATGTCGAAGCATAATACCATGAGTTCGAACGTCTCGAATATGAGATCGCAACAACTTGCTAATCTGCAACAGCTGCATAGTCTTCAACAACATACAAGGAGTCTTACTTCCGTAGATTATGCCAACCAACAACAGGCTGGTTTCTCACTACCGCAGTCGAATCCATACCCTCAGTCATCAGATAATAACACGTTTCTCTCTCAGAACAACACTGCCTCGGGTCAAAATGTCCAGTCTAATAGTATAACCACCATtcaaaacaacaacaatccTCCCATCAATCGCAGCAATAATGTGTCAAATCAACAGAAAAACTCACTGACTAGTGCTTCTTTGAAGTCTAAAAATTTGCCAAGAACCTCGTTCCAACATCAGCAAGACCCAAGGTCGCCTCTTTTAATCTTAATACCCACTTCAGCACAACCTACCGATGTGCTAGCACAGAGATTTGCCGCCTGGAGAAGCGTTATCAGATCTATCCTCACCTATTTGACGGAAACTGCGTCAATACAGGACGAAATCGTAAGACAACAGCTCAGATTGTCTCATTCCATACAATTCCCATTCTTCTCGGTGGAAAATCAACCTCAACCTTCTTCTAGTGAAGACAAGATGATTCAGAAGTTCTTCTTACCTTTGGGGAACGGATCAGTTCAGGATCTTCCAACTGTCTTGAGCCAGTACCATGGAACTTTGGCTTCCATGGCCTCCAAGGCTTCTAAGGAGTTAACTAACGAAGTAATACCAAGGTTAGAAGATTTGAGAAGAGACCTTCTCgttaaaatcaaagaaattaaatctttacaatctgatttcaaaaattcatgTGCTAAAGAATTACAACAGACTAAAAATGATATGAaacatttcattgaatctttgaaagatatcaaatataataatcCGCCAAAACACGATCCTTACCTGTTAAAGATAGTGCTGGACAAACAAATCAAGAAACAACttatagaagaaaatttcttgcATGAAGCGTTCGATAATCTACAAACTTCTGGTGctgaattggaaaaagtCGTCGTCATGGAAATTCAAAACGCTTTAACCATTTATGCAAGATTATTAGGTCAGGAATCACAACTGGTTTTCGATATCCTTATTTCAAAACTAGACTTAggttttttcaataaagaaccaaattttgaatggGATAATTTCATTGCAagagattcaaattttatttctcCAAATTTACCAATgaggaaaatgaaagaaatcGTTTATAAATACCAATATGATCCACTAACCTACGAAATTAAATCTGGATTTCTGGaaagaagatcaaaattCTTAAAATCTTACTCAAAGGGGTTTTATGTGCTTTCACCAAATTTCTTACATGAATTCAAATCCGCTGACAGgaaaaaagatttaatCCCTGTAATGTCCCTGTCTTTGAGTGAATGTTCCGTTGCTGAACATTCAAAGAAAGGTAGTAGTGACCataaattcattttacATGCAAAGCAAAATGGTATAATACATAGAGGTCATAATTGGGTCTTTAAGGCTGACTCATACGATTCGATGATATCATGGtataattatttgaaaagattcaCAAACTTTTCAGatttacaagaaaaatcCAAGTATATCAAAGaacattttgatttaaataaCAACGATAGAGACATTGACGAGCAAGATAATGAGGAGAAATTTCCAGGTACGCCGAAACAAGACTTGCACCAAAATGAAGAGGACCCCACTGTTACACTCTCGACACCAAAGTTAGACACCATCACAAATACAAACACAACATCATCTCTTCCCGACACTAATAACtccaaaattcaagataCTATTCCTAATTTTTATATCGAAACAATAAATCCAGATTATAAGGATTAA
- the KAFR0H03450 gene encoding uncharacterized protein: protein MLLVASSQNNPMTLPGEEYQQQEQQERSRCRGSNWKETRSSTVMRLIELFQVSSDASKELTLSKRFRVKRMVFTRRWFKKKHDKRTLPAMTMAIKWQDFAMCCTLLVLLCYLLHKATFLVVEVRSLVATVFRWTLVSKIFLPSSIVSSITSFF from the coding sequence ATGCTGCTGGTAGCGTCGAGCCAGAACAATCCGATGACACTTCCCGGTGAAGAATATcaacaacaagaacaacaaGAACGCAGCAGATGCAGAGGCTCCAATTGGAAGGAGACCAGGAGCAGTACGGTTATGAGATTGATAGAGCTGTTTCAAGTCTCGAGCGATGCGTCTAAAGAGCTCACGTTGAGCAAGAGATTTCGTGTGAAACGAATGGTGTTTACGAGACGATGgttcaagaagaaacatGATAAACGCACGCTTCCTGCAATGACAATGGCTATAAAGTGGCAGGATTTCGCCATGTGTTGCACCCTATTGGTATTGCTGTGCTACCTGCTGCACAAGGCCACGTTTCTGGTCGTGGAAGTACGCTCGCTAGTCGCTACTGTGTTCAGATGGACGCTTGTCTCGAAGATCTTTCTCCCGTCCTCCATCGTCTCATCAATAACAAGCTTCTTCTAA